In Candidatus Defluviilinea proxima, a single genomic region encodes these proteins:
- a CDS encoding site-2 protease family protein yields MSFPELEVLNSHVSRIFHVDDVTAGDPRQWLVRYRGHFLSEDTVAAYDQLADAVNPYGITPLFRKEGDTQVIYLAATPVVPKSSARVTVNIVLFVLTVISMMVTLVDVPANMTFTSEMSYYIYKFQHIISGWPFALSMMGILFAHEMGHYIACRIYKIPATLPFFIPAPLISPLGTFGAFIAMRGIPKNKRILFDVGVAGPIAGLVIAVPVLFIGLSLSHLGVIDQPPPGMQGVLEGNSLFYLFAKYMVFGKLLPDPVNYGGLSPVLYWIRYFLTGQPVPFGGTDVMVHQVAWAGWGGLLVTALNLVPVGTLDGGHVVYGLFGEKARKIFPIAIGVLIALMILPVVLTLSFTSFNFSWLLWVFILFWLGNVRTQPLDDITPLDVKRRVLGYVMLLVFILIFTPIPMVGY; encoded by the coding sequence ATGTCTTTCCCTGAATTAGAAGTATTGAACAGTCACGTATCCCGTATCTTTCATGTAGATGATGTCACTGCGGGCGACCCGCGTCAATGGCTGGTCCGTTATCGCGGACATTTTTTGAGCGAAGATACGGTCGCCGCTTACGATCAACTGGCTGATGCCGTCAACCCTTACGGAATCACCCCGCTCTTTCGCAAGGAAGGCGATACCCAAGTGATCTATCTTGCCGCCACGCCTGTGGTCCCCAAATCGTCTGCAAGAGTCACTGTAAACATCGTTCTCTTTGTCCTTACAGTGATCAGCATGATGGTAACTCTCGTGGATGTCCCTGCAAACATGACGTTTACCAGTGAAATGTCTTATTACATTTATAAGTTTCAACACATAATCTCTGGCTGGCCTTTTGCGTTGAGCATGATGGGCATCCTCTTTGCCCACGAAATGGGACATTACATTGCCTGCCGCATTTACAAAATCCCTGCTACATTGCCATTCTTTATCCCGGCACCGCTGATAAGCCCGTTGGGGACGTTTGGCGCGTTCATCGCAATGCGTGGTATCCCCAAGAACAAACGCATTCTCTTTGACGTTGGTGTAGCGGGTCCGATCGCGGGACTGGTGATCGCTGTCCCTGTGTTGTTCATCGGGTTGTCACTTTCTCATCTCGGTGTGATCGATCAGCCGCCTCCAGGCATGCAAGGTGTACTTGAAGGAAACTCATTGTTCTATTTATTTGCCAAGTATATGGTCTTTGGTAAATTACTCCCTGACCCTGTCAATTACGGCGGGCTCTCGCCAGTCTTGTATTGGATACGCTACTTCCTCACCGGCCAGCCGGTTCCCTTTGGTGGGACAGATGTGATGGTGCACCAAGTGGCATGGGCTGGTTGGGGTGGCCTCCTTGTGACCGCGCTGAATCTTGTCCCTGTGGGAACGTTAGATGGTGGGCACGTCGTCTATGGTCTCTTCGGTGAGAAAGCGCGCAAGATCTTCCCGATTGCAATAGGTGTATTGATCGCGTTGATGATATTGCCTGTGGTGCTTACGCTTTCGTTTACCTCATTCAACTTTAGCTGGTTACTGTGGGTGTTCATTCTTTTCTGGCTTGGCAACGTCCGCACACAGCCGCTCGATGATATTACTCCGCTCGATGTGAAGCGTCGTGTACTTGGGTATGTCATGTTGCTTGTCTTTATTTTGATCTTCACTCCAATTCCCATGGTGGGATATTAA
- a CDS encoding extracellular solute-binding protein, giving the protein MQKTFVAFVLIAILLAACVPSTSTDVTQTPSVAITEKPSVTQLPTLAVSSLNVEKEALRGAQVTVWHPWFGAEASLFESQIQQFNTTNEWGIVVNAESKNNFSEVVAQTDAALKESKNPNVVIALPEHAIGWQENVVDLNTYLRDPIYGMSALEMSDFPSVIWMQDELDDLRLGMPAQRTARFVLYNQSWARELGFDSPPQTFSDFQSQACAAHNALASDANADNDALGGWLIDTNATTTLSWMLAFGGSVQEEKGYRFLTPKNVDAFKSLKLLQQKGCAWVASPDSSVYDRFAGRQALFATASLEEFVDQARSFGALGSKDEWIALPFPGTDQTAFVVYGSSFIVFNSDDVTQLASWLFIRWMLSAENQAKWVQSTDLFPLRSSTMDLLTDYSASHPQWAEAVAFLPTGKMTPKLSSWRNVKVMMEDAVRDMFDTIRHPELTDGQAPIILKQMEDTARDLNR; this is encoded by the coding sequence ATGCAAAAGACGTTCGTCGCATTCGTCCTAATTGCTATCCTTCTTGCGGCTTGTGTTCCATCTACTTCAACGGATGTTACGCAAACGCCGTCCGTGGCCATTACGGAAAAGCCGTCAGTTACACAACTGCCAACGTTAGCAGTAAGCAGTTTGAACGTTGAGAAAGAAGCGTTGCGTGGGGCGCAGGTCACGGTTTGGCATCCGTGGTTTGGCGCGGAGGCGAGTCTCTTTGAGTCGCAGATCCAGCAATTCAACACAACGAACGAGTGGGGGATCGTTGTCAATGCCGAATCCAAAAATAATTTCAGCGAGGTGGTTGCGCAAACCGATGCCGCGTTGAAAGAGTCCAAGAACCCGAACGTTGTGATCGCGTTGCCTGAGCACGCCATTGGGTGGCAGGAAAATGTCGTTGACCTGAATACATATTTGCGCGATCCGATCTATGGCATGAGCGCGTTAGAGATGTCTGACTTTCCGTCTGTGATCTGGATGCAGGATGAGTTGGATGATCTGCGGCTGGGAATGCCTGCACAACGGACAGCGCGCTTCGTTCTCTACAACCAAAGCTGGGCGCGTGAACTGGGATTTGATTCTCCGCCTCAAACCTTTTCTGATTTTCAGTCACAAGCTTGTGCCGCACACAATGCGCTGGCTTCGGATGCAAATGCTGATAACGATGCACTGGGCGGTTGGTTGATCGATACAAATGCAACGACCACTCTTTCGTGGATGCTGGCTTTTGGCGGCAGTGTGCAGGAGGAAAAGGGATATCGTTTTCTCACGCCGAAAAATGTCGATGCATTCAAGTCGTTGAAGTTGTTGCAACAAAAGGGCTGTGCGTGGGTTGCCTCGCCCGATAGTTCGGTGTACGACCGTTTCGCTGGGCGACAGGCTTTATTCGCAACAGCCAGCCTTGAAGAATTCGTGGACCAAGCACGTTCGTTCGGTGCATTGGGAAGCAAAGATGAATGGATCGCCCTGCCGTTTCCCGGCACAGACCAAACTGCTTTTGTAGTGTATGGTTCCTCATTTATCGTGTTCAATTCAGATGATGTGACACAACTGGCCTCATGGCTGTTCATCCGTTGGATGCTTTCGGCGGAGAATCAGGCCAAGTGGGTACAGAGCACCGATCTCTTCCCGCTTCGCTCCTCAACGATGGATCTGCTCACAGACTATTCCGCTTCTCATCCACAATGGGCCGAAGCGGTTGCGTTCCTGCCAACAGGAAAGATGACTCCAAAACTTTCCTCGTGGAGGAACGTAAAGGTAATGATGGAAGATGCTGTTCGTGATATGTTCGATACGATCCGTCACCCCGAGTTGACCGATGGGCAGGCGCCCATTATCTTGAAGCAAATGGAAGATACAGCGCGCGATCTGAATCGGTGA
- a CDS encoding phosphatidate cytidylyltransferase, with protein sequence MNPYLATLLTFVIAIAFLRLMDFFAHRGWIESKLSRKFIHIGTGPIFVLCWLMFPDLTMSRYLAALVPLLITIQFALVGTGIMKDDASVQAMTRTGNPREILRGPLFYGIVFVALTVIYWKDSPIGITALMMMCGGDGVADIVGRRIKSPKLFWSREKSVAGSLSVFAGGALLSALILFVYVNVGIFASPFTTYLLPIFWIALGGMLIESLPFKDVDNITLTVVTALIGHLVF encoded by the coding sequence ATGAATCCCTATCTCGCCACCCTCCTCACCTTTGTCATTGCCATTGCCTTCCTCCGCCTTATGGACTTTTTCGCCCATCGCGGGTGGATCGAGAGCAAGTTGAGTCGCAAGTTCATTCATATTGGGACTGGCCCGATCTTTGTGTTGTGTTGGCTGATGTTCCCTGATTTGACCATGTCCCGTTACCTCGCGGCGCTGGTTCCGTTGTTGATCACGATTCAATTTGCTTTGGTAGGGACAGGGATCATGAAAGACGATGCATCTGTTCAGGCGATGACACGCACGGGTAATCCGAGAGAGATTCTGCGCGGACCGTTATTCTACGGGATCGTGTTTGTCGCGCTTACTGTCATCTATTGGAAGGATTCGCCGATCGGCATCACTGCCCTCATGATGATGTGCGGTGGCGATGGCGTGGCGGATATTGTTGGGCGGCGGATCAAGTCACCGAAGTTGTTTTGGTCGCGGGAAAAAAGTGTGGCGGGTTCGTTGAGTGTGTTCGCTGGGGGAGCGTTACTCAGTGCTCTTATCTTGTTCGTCTATGTCAATGTCGGTATCTTCGCTTCGCCGTTCACAACGTATTTGCTCCCCATCTTTTGGATCGCTCTCGGCGGGATGTTGATTGAGTCACTTCCGTTCAAGGATGTGGACAATATCACACTGACCGTTGTCACCGCGTTGATCGGGCATTTGGTTTTCTAA
- a CDS encoding PIG-L family deacetylase, translated as MGNEYIPQIVMSIHAHPDDQEFSIGGTLAKWAKQGCEIISVIITSGDSGSNDPSKNADYKPVLAELREKEQLAANAILGIRETIFLHYPDGELEPTIALRKELTRLIRKFKPDTVLTGNPEGWFYGNEYLNHPDHRAAAEAACTAVFPSAGSRLIFADLLPAGYEPHEVKRLYIHGMDKADTWVDITETLDVKIKALQQHVSQVPVDEVGKWMTEWAAEDAKDKDMKYAESYKVMILKKDEDKGD; from the coding sequence ATGGGTAACGAATATATACCCCAAATTGTCATGAGCATTCACGCGCACCCTGACGATCAGGAATTTTCCATCGGCGGCACGCTGGCCAAATGGGCAAAACAAGGATGTGAGATCATCTCGGTCATCATCACCAGTGGCGACTCAGGCTCGAACGATCCATCAAAAAATGCGGACTATAAACCCGTCCTTGCGGAGTTACGTGAGAAAGAACAATTGGCGGCCAATGCCATTTTAGGGATTCGGGAAACGATCTTCCTGCACTATCCAGATGGAGAACTTGAACCGACCATCGCACTTCGCAAGGAACTCACGCGCCTCATTCGTAAATTCAAGCCTGATACTGTTTTGACAGGGAATCCTGAGGGATGGTTTTACGGCAATGAGTATCTCAATCACCCCGATCATCGCGCGGCCGCAGAAGCGGCATGTACAGCAGTGTTTCCATCAGCAGGGAGTCGGCTCATCTTTGCGGACCTGCTACCGGCGGGATATGAGCCGCATGAAGTCAAGCGTCTCTACATCCACGGCATGGACAAAGCCGACACTTGGGTTGACATTACCGAGACCCTTGATGTCAAGATCAAAGCGCTTCAACAACATGTGAGCCAGGTCCCTGTGGATGAAGTTGGGAAGTGGATGACCGAATGGGCGGCCGAGGATGCGAAAGATAAAGATATGAAATATGCTGAGAGCTACAAAGTAATGATCTTGAAAAAGGATGAGGATAAGGGCGACTAG
- a CDS encoding DHA2 family efflux MFS transporter permease subunit — MTVAVENKPKGLEPKWRVLISVMFGIFMIILDSTIVNVAFPTLRREFGVSLADAQWVLSIYVLALGVTTPVSGFLADRFGIKRMYLLGLSIFVVGSFLCGLAPSLGWLILARALQGFGGGMAQPLGPAQLYRAFPPKEQGTALGYFGIALVFAPALGPILGGWLVDANLWRLIFFINIPIGIVGVFLGSRFLLDYQVESKPSFDPLGLITAVIGFGSVLYAASIAEINGWTGSNTLLFFGIGIVALIAHVIVELYFAKEPMTNLRLFANRTFLNSALVGYVATVALFGAEFLMPIYLQAFRGRTALQTGFILLGVALTSGIATPLAGRLYDKIGPRMNLIVGFAILCFNTWQLSMIQGDTPITYIFFLLAVRGLAVGLTLQTSFVAALSSVPLNQLPRGSSLMNSTRFVVQAVSVAALATVFSSAVPAEIRAQQDEMQETQTASTVHFGICETPGVKAEDNLPPGTDATLASVPTAMVGAAKEKILSALKLACDSGMKGFEDAYRLTFFASIAALIVGAFLPGWPGKWGGRGSMQGAVPGGH, encoded by the coding sequence ATGACTGTTGCTGTAGAAAATAAACCAAAAGGACTCGAACCCAAATGGAGAGTTCTGATCTCCGTTATGTTCGGTATCTTCATGATCATTTTGGATTCGACGATCGTGAATGTTGCCTTCCCTACGTTACGCCGTGAATTTGGTGTGTCGCTAGCAGACGCACAATGGGTGTTGAGTATTTACGTGCTGGCGTTGGGAGTTACCACGCCGGTCTCTGGCTTTCTTGCTGACCGTTTCGGGATCAAGCGTATGTATCTGCTGGGACTCTCGATCTTTGTCGTCGGCTCTTTCTTATGTGGGCTTGCTCCTTCCCTCGGTTGGCTGATCCTCGCCCGAGCCTTGCAGGGATTCGGTGGCGGCATGGCCCAACCTTTGGGACCCGCACAACTCTATCGCGCCTTTCCGCCTAAAGAGCAAGGCACAGCCCTCGGTTATTTCGGAATCGCATTGGTGTTTGCTCCCGCTCTCGGCCCGATCTTGGGCGGTTGGTTGGTGGATGCTAATCTTTGGCGCTTGATCTTCTTTATCAATATTCCCATCGGCATTGTGGGTGTCTTCCTTGGTTCTCGCTTCCTGCTTGATTATCAAGTGGAAAGCAAGCCATCTTTTGATCCATTGGGTTTGATCACGGCTGTGATCGGTTTTGGATCCGTGTTGTATGCGGCTAGTATCGCTGAAATAAATGGCTGGACTGGCTCCAACACGTTGCTGTTCTTCGGCATCGGCATTGTGGCGTTGATCGCGCATGTGATCGTTGAGTTGTATTTTGCCAAAGAACCGATGACGAATTTGCGCTTGTTTGCAAATCGGACGTTCCTCAATTCCGCACTCGTGGGTTATGTGGCCACCGTTGCGTTGTTCGGTGCGGAATTTTTGATGCCCATTTATCTGCAAGCCTTCCGTGGGCGCACTGCGTTGCAGACTGGTTTCATTCTGCTCGGCGTCGCGCTTACATCGGGTATTGCTACACCGCTTGCAGGTCGTCTATACGATAAGATCGGGCCACGCATGAACCTGATCGTGGGCTTTGCCATTTTGTGTTTCAACACTTGGCAACTCTCCATGATCCAAGGCGATACCCCCATCACATATATTTTCTTCCTGCTTGCCGTCCGCGGATTGGCAGTGGGGCTTACACTTCAAACCTCCTTTGTGGCGGCGCTCAGCAGTGTGCCGCTCAATCAACTGCCGCGTGGCTCCTCTTTGATGAACAGTACGCGCTTTGTGGTGCAGGCGGTTTCAGTGGCGGCCTTGGCAACTGTTTTTTCCTCCGCAGTCCCAGCCGAGATCAGAGCGCAACAGGATGAGATGCAGGAAACACAGACAGCTTCAACTGTCCACTTTGGGATCTGTGAGACGCCCGGAGTCAAAGCTGAAGATAACCTGCCACCTGGTACGGACGCTACGCTCGCCTCTGTGCCTACGGCGATGGTTGGTGCGGCTAAAGAGAAAATTTTATCTGCCCTCAAGCTTGCCTGTGACTCAGGCATGAAAGGCTTTGAGGATGCCTATCGCCTTACATTCTTCGCTTCGATTGCCGCATTGATTGTGGGAGCCTTCCTGCCTGGCTGGCCCGGCAAATGGGGCGGACGTGGCTCCATGCAAGGCGCAGTCCCCGGCGGACATTAA
- a CDS encoding M23 family metallopeptidase has protein sequence MTRLIIVVLLVGFYDSGVKPAQNVYAYSAVSERPVFLAWPLPSYVGVARISQFPNTPWTWNYLGLNPGQQCPPAFGYLLNAEFWSVWKDTSLPEEQDMAKADPHNFEMVNCYSTLGPAGENGHEATDIKAPAGTPTYASADGKVAGWRFAEVNTMVVLKHCLGGQWDVDGNCAGGRKWYTTYMHIIPDDNLLQMEKDVTEGTQVGTIYNQGDNSHLHFEVGVDQRSYFNYVNPWGRDEPPWVGCMWKDQSLCIQSNLGYRRVGIVAQSGRFFVQDDNLTFAEIFGVDEVKQFKMAGHRIAVMDKEGYLFARDVEFKRVVPFSYDFVLNWVNIGNDFVNYQITENRIALLDTDGVLKIKEGELSGEWALQVDNVLSYSISKHRLGILTTTGELKVKEGGLNTDWIHIASNVKDFQLLDSRIAVVDLQNNLFVQEGALTNEWKPMGTKIQAFQLSGTRIAVMDSLGKLMVNDGNLRAAWVLQAENIQRFQLADNRIVIQDKDGKWKIKIGDLYQPWKDFAGFSAQDIKLNGELLVMLE, from the coding sequence TTGACAAGACTTATTATCGTAGTACTGCTTGTTGGCTTTTATGATTCAGGTGTAAAACCTGCCCAAAATGTATATGCCTACTCAGCTGTAAGTGAGCGACCAGTATTTCTTGCCTGGCCTCTTCCGAGTTATGTTGGGGTCGCGCGTATTTCCCAATTCCCTAATACACCTTGGACATGGAATTATTTGGGCTTGAACCCTGGTCAACAGTGCCCTCCCGCATTTGGGTATTTACTCAATGCTGAATTCTGGAGTGTTTGGAAAGATACTTCGCTTCCTGAAGAACAAGATATGGCAAAAGCAGACCCTCATAATTTCGAAATGGTGAACTGCTATTCCACTTTAGGCCCTGCTGGGGAAAACGGACATGAAGCAACAGATATTAAAGCTCCCGCTGGTACACCTACTTATGCCAGCGCGGATGGTAAAGTTGCTGGCTGGCGATTTGCTGAAGTCAACACGATGGTTGTTTTAAAGCATTGTTTGGGTGGTCAATGGGATGTGGATGGTAATTGTGCAGGCGGTAGGAAGTGGTACACCACCTACATGCATATTATTCCAGATGACAATCTGCTCCAAATGGAAAAGGATGTAACAGAAGGCACGCAGGTTGGCACGATCTATAACCAAGGGGATAATTCACACCTTCATTTTGAAGTGGGAGTGGACCAGCGTTCCTATTTCAACTATGTTAATCCATGGGGTAGAGACGAACCTCCTTGGGTAGGTTGTATGTGGAAGGATCAAAGCTTATGCATACAGTCAAACCTGGGATATAGACGGGTTGGCATTGTTGCTCAATCTGGTCGCTTTTTTGTACAGGATGATAACTTGACCTTTGCTGAGATATTTGGCGTAGATGAGGTAAAACAGTTTAAGATGGCTGGCCATCGTATTGCGGTTATGGACAAAGAAGGCTATTTGTTTGCAAGAGATGTTGAATTCAAAAGAGTAGTGCCGTTCAGCTATGATTTTGTGTTGAATTGGGTAAATATCGGTAATGACTTTGTAAATTATCAAATTACAGAGAATAGGATTGCGCTCCTTGATACCGACGGGGTCTTGAAGATCAAAGAAGGAGAGCTAAGCGGTGAATGGGCCCTGCAAGTCGATAATGTACTCTCCTATTCAATTTCTAAACATCGTCTGGGAATACTTACCACCACAGGTGAATTGAAAGTCAAAGAAGGCGGATTGAACACTGATTGGATTCATATCGCAAGTAATGTCAAAGACTTTCAGTTGTTAGATAGCCGTATTGCTGTGGTGGACCTGCAAAACAATTTATTTGTTCAGGAAGGTGCGCTGACCAATGAGTGGAAACCCATGGGGACGAAGATACAAGCTTTTCAACTCTCTGGAACACGTATTGCTGTTATGGATTCGCTTGGAAAGTTGATGGTCAATGACGGGAATTTGCGAGCCGCGTGGGTTTTGCAGGCTGAAAATATCCAACGATTTCAGTTGGCAGATAATCGAATCGTGATTCAGGATAAAGATGGGAAGTGGAAGATCAAGATAGGTGACCTGTATCAACCCTGGAAAGATTTCGCTGGGTTTTCTGCACAGGACATTAAGTTGAACGGCGAGTTACTTGTGATGCTTGAATAG
- a CDS encoding GNAT family N-acetyltransferase → MISTATKADKAQIHDITARAGVFSQEEIDCVPEMFDDYIKYGTEGDGYHFIVYREDDQILGYAIFGYRDLTDGVYDLYWIAVDPNARRKGVGRALLTASEEAIRELGGRLIIIETSGTPEYESTREFYFRTGCAQEAVIKDYYKPGDDLWIFTKKV, encoded by the coding sequence ATGATCTCCACAGCAACCAAAGCAGACAAAGCACAAATCCACGACATTACAGCACGAGCAGGGGTATTCAGCCAGGAAGAAATTGACTGCGTCCCTGAGATGTTCGATGATTACATCAAATATGGCACAGAAGGCGATGGCTATCACTTCATTGTGTACCGGGAAGATGACCAAATCCTTGGATATGCGATTTTTGGCTACCGCGACCTGACCGATGGCGTGTACGATCTGTATTGGATCGCAGTTGATCCGAATGCGCGACGCAAAGGTGTAGGACGTGCCTTGTTAACCGCCAGCGAGGAAGCGATCCGTGAACTGGGTGGGCGTCTCATCATCATCGAAACATCAGGGACGCCCGAGTATGAGTCCACACGAGAGTTTTACTTCCGTACAGGGTGCGCCCAAGAAGCGGTCATCAAGGATTACTATAAACCTGGCGATGATCTGTGGATCTTTACGAAAAAAGTTTAG